The Strix aluco isolate bStrAlu1 chromosome 19, bStrAlu1.hap1, whole genome shotgun sequence genome contains a region encoding:
- the LOC141932255 gene encoding transient receptor potential cation channel subfamily V member 1-like isoform X6 has protein sequence MPPGFQPPETPDPSSAVTYFPYFDGDYLAVAASLNGGNVLATFVDMVARWTEELDCLLIMSSILGKMKKFGSSDMEESEMTDEHMDGEDSMLEMPDSLQGALSTKVQPPKSNIFARRGRFVMGDSDKDMAPMDSFYQMDYLMAPSVIKFHANLERGKLHKLLSTDSITGCSEKAFKFYDRRRIFDAVAQGNTKDLDDLLLYLNRTLKHLTDDEFKEPETGKTCLLKAMLNLHDGKNDTIPLLLDIARKTGTLKEFVNAEYTDNYYKGQTALHIAIERRNMYLVKLLVQNGADVHARACGEFFRKIKGKPGFYFGELPLSLAACTNQLCIVKFLLENPYQAANIAAEDSMGNMVLHTLVEIADNTKDNTKFVTKMYNNILILGAKINPILKLEELTNKKGLTPLTLAAKTGKIGIFAYILRREIKDPECRHLSRKFTEWAYGPVHSSLYDLSCIDTCEKNSVLEIIAYSSETPNRHEMLLVEPLNRLLQDKWDRFVKHLFYFNFFVYSMHIIILTIAAYYRPVEKKEKPPFTFGHSTGEYFRVTGEILSVLGGLYFFFRGIQYFVQRRPSFKTLIVDSYSEVLFFVHSLLLLSSVVLYFCGQELYVASMVFSLALGWANMLYYTRGFQQMGIYSVMIAKMILRDLCRFMFVYLVFLLGFSTAVVTLIEDDNEGQDTNSSEYARCCHMKRGRTSYNSLYYTCLELFKFTIGMGDLEFTENYRFKPVFVILLVLYVILTYILLLNMLIALMGETVNKIAQESKSIWKLQRAITILDIENSYLNCVRRSFRSGKQVLVGVTPDGQDDYRWCFRVDEVNWSTWNTNLGIINEDPGYSGDLKRNPSYSIKPGRVSGKNWKTLVPLLRDGSRREEPRKLSEEVKLKPILEPYYEPEDSEMLKESLPKSV, from the exons ACTGCCTGCTCATCATGTCTTCCATTCTTGGGAAGATGAAGAAATTTGGCAGTTCTGACATGGAAGAAtctgaaatgacagatgaacacaTGGATGGGGAGGACTCCATGCTGGAAATGCCTGACAGCCTCCAGGGTGCACTCAGCACCAAGGTGCAGCCACCCAAAAGCAACATCTTTGCAAGACGTGGGCGGTTTGTGATGGGGGATAGTGACAAGGACATGGCTCCCATGGACTCCTTTTACCAGATGGATTACCTGATGGCACCTTCTGTCATCAAATTTCATGCCAATTTGGAGAGGGGGAAACTTCACAA GCTCCTATCTACAGATTCCATCACAGGCTGCTcagaaaaagctttcaaattTTATGACCGCAGAAGGATCTTTGATGCTGTAGCCCAGGGCAACACAAAGGACCTGGATGATCTGCTACTCTACCTTAATAGAACCTTGAAGCATCTCACAGATGATGAGTTCAAAG AGCCAGAAACTGGGAAAACCTGCTTGCTGAAAGCCATGCTGAATCTGCATGATGGTAAAAATGATACCATTCCCTTGCTGCTGGATATTGCAAGGAAAACTGGAACTCTGAAAGAGTTTGTTAATGCAGAGTATACTGACAACTACTACAAGG GCCAGACTGCACTTCACATCGCCATTGAGAGAAGGAACATGTACCTGGTGAAGCTCTTGGTCCAGAATGGAGCAGATGTTCATGCAAGAGCCTGTGGGGAGTTCTTCAGGAAAATCAAAGGGAAACCTGGCTTTTATTTTG GGGAGCTGCCTTTGTCCTTGGCTGCCTGCACCAACCAGCTCTGCATTGTGAAATTCCTCCTTGAGAACCCCTACCAGGCAGCCAACATCGCCGCTGAAGACTCCATGGGCAATATGGTCCTGCACACGCTGGTGGAGATTGCAGATAATACTAAGGATAATACCAAGTTTGTTACCAAGATGTACAACAACATATTGATCCTTGGTGCCAAAATTAATCCAATCCTGAAGCTAGAAGAACTCACCAACAAGAAAGGCCTGACTCCATTAACTCTGGCAGCCAAAACAGGGAAGATAGGG ATTTTCGCTTACATCCTCAGACGAGAGATCAAAGATCCTGAGTGCAGACATTTGTCTAGGAAGTTCACTGAATGGGCTTACGGACCTGTCCACTCATCTCTTTATGACCTGTCCTGTATAGACACATGCGAGAAAAATTCAGTGCTTGAGATTATTGCCTACAGTAGTGAAACTCCA AACCGTCATGAGATGCTGCTGGTGGAACCTCTTAACAGGCTGCTGCAAGACAAGTGGGACCGGTTTGTCAAGCACTTATTTTACTTCAACTTCTTTGTCTATAGCATGCATATCATCATCCTCACCATAGCTGCCTACTACAGACCTgtagagaagaaggaaaag CCTCCCTTCACGTTTGGTCACAGCACCGGGGAATATTTTCGAGTGACTGGAGAGATTCTAAGTGTATTGGGaggtctctatttttttttcagaggg atacaatATTTCGTGCAGAGGCGCCCATCATTCAAGACGCTGATAGTTGACAGCTACAGTGAGGTTCTTTT CTTTGTTCACTCCTTGCTCCTCCTGAGCTCTGTGGTGCTGTACTTCTGTGGCCAGGAACTGTACGTGGCTTCCATGGTCTTCTCCTTGGCGCTGGGCTGGGCTAACATGCTGTACTACACCCGTGGCTTCCAGCAGATGGGCATTTACTCTGTCATGATTGCCAAG ATGATCCTTAGAGATTTATGTCGCTTCATGTTTGTCTATCTAGTATTCCTCCTGGGATTTTCTACAG CCGTGGTGACTTTAATTGAAGATGACAATGAGGGACAAGACACAAATAGCTCTGAATATGCCCGATGCTGCCATATGAAACGAGGCCGCACATCCTACAATAGTCTGTATTACACCTGCTTGGAGCTTTTCAAGTTCACTATTGGGATGGGGGACCTGGAGTTCACAGAGAACTACAGGTTCAAGCCTGTGTTTGTCATCCTTTTGGTTCTCTATGTCATCCTTACATACATCCTCCTGCTCAACATGCTTATTGCACTGATGGGGGAAACTGTGAACAAAATTGCACAAGAGAGCAAGAGCATCTGGAAACTTCAG AGAGCCATCACAATCTTGGATATTGAAAACAGCTACTTGAACTGTGTGAGGCGCTCGTTCCGGTCTGGGAAGCAAGTCTTGGTGGGAGTCACACCTGACGGCCAAGATGATTACAGATGGTGCTTTAG GGTTGATGAAGTGAACTGGTCCACGTGGAATACTAATCTGGGCATAATCAATGAAGACCCTGGGTACTCTGGGGACCTCAAACGAAATCCAAGTTACTCTATTAAGCCTGGCAGAG tttcagggaaaaactggaaaacattgGTTCCACTTTTAAGAGATGGAAGCAGGAGAGAAGAGCCTCGAAAACTATCAGAAGAAGTCAAACTAAAACCTATTTTGGAACCTTATTATGAGCCAGAAGATTCTGAGATGTTGAAGGAGTCACTTCCAAAGTCAGtctaa
- the LOC141932255 gene encoding transient receptor potential cation channel subfamily V member 1-like isoform X7, whose translation MSSILGKMKKFGSSDMEESEMTDEHMDGEDSMLEMPDSLQGALSTKVQPPKSNIFARRGRFVMGDSDKDMAPMDSFYQMDYLMAPSVIKFHANLERGKLHKLLSTDSITGCSEKAFKFYDRRRIFDAVAQGNTKDLDDLLLYLNRTLKHLTDDEFKEPETGKTCLLKAMLNLHDGKNDTIPLLLDIARKTGTLKEFVNAEYTDNYYKGQTALHIAIERRNMYLVKLLVQNGADVHARACGEFFRKIKGKPGFYFGELPLSLAACTNQLCIVKFLLENPYQAANIAAEDSMGNMVLHTLVEIADNTKDNTKFVTKMYNNILILGAKINPILKLEELTNKKGLTPLTLAAKTGKIGIFAYILRREIKDPECRHLSRKFTEWAYGPVHSSLYDLSCIDTCEKNSVLEIIAYSSETPNRHEMLLVEPLNRLLQDKWDRFVKHLFYFNFFVYSMHIIILTIAAYYRPVEKKEKPPFTFGHSTGEYFRVTGEILSVLGGLYFFFRGIQYFVQRRPSFKTLIVDSYSEVLFFVHSLLLLSSVVLYFCGQELYVASMVFSLALGWANMLYYTRGFQQMGIYSVMIAKMILRDLCRFMFVYLVFLLGFSTAVVTLIEDDNEGQDTNSSEYARCCHMKRGRTSYNSLYYTCLELFKFTIGMGDLEFTENYRFKPVFVILLVLYVILTYILLLNMLIALMGETVNKIAQESKSIWKLQRAITILDIENSYLNCVRRSFRSGKQVLVGVTPDGQDDYRWCFRVDEVNWSTWNTNLGIINEDPGYSGDLKRNPSYSIKPGRVSGKNWKTLVPLLRDGSRREEPRKLSEEVKLKPILEPYYEPEDSEMLKESLPKSV comes from the exons ATGTCTTCCATTCTTGGGAAGATGAAGAAATTTGGCAGTTCTGACATGGAAGAAtctgaaatgacagatgaacacaTGGATGGGGAGGACTCCATGCTGGAAATGCCTGACAGCCTCCAGGGTGCACTCAGCACCAAGGTGCAGCCACCCAAAAGCAACATCTTTGCAAGACGTGGGCGGTTTGTGATGGGGGATAGTGACAAGGACATGGCTCCCATGGACTCCTTTTACCAGATGGATTACCTGATGGCACCTTCTGTCATCAAATTTCATGCCAATTTGGAGAGGGGGAAACTTCACAA GCTCCTATCTACAGATTCCATCACAGGCTGCTcagaaaaagctttcaaattTTATGACCGCAGAAGGATCTTTGATGCTGTAGCCCAGGGCAACACAAAGGACCTGGATGATCTGCTACTCTACCTTAATAGAACCTTGAAGCATCTCACAGATGATGAGTTCAAAG AGCCAGAAACTGGGAAAACCTGCTTGCTGAAAGCCATGCTGAATCTGCATGATGGTAAAAATGATACCATTCCCTTGCTGCTGGATATTGCAAGGAAAACTGGAACTCTGAAAGAGTTTGTTAATGCAGAGTATACTGACAACTACTACAAGG GCCAGACTGCACTTCACATCGCCATTGAGAGAAGGAACATGTACCTGGTGAAGCTCTTGGTCCAGAATGGAGCAGATGTTCATGCAAGAGCCTGTGGGGAGTTCTTCAGGAAAATCAAAGGGAAACCTGGCTTTTATTTTG GGGAGCTGCCTTTGTCCTTGGCTGCCTGCACCAACCAGCTCTGCATTGTGAAATTCCTCCTTGAGAACCCCTACCAGGCAGCCAACATCGCCGCTGAAGACTCCATGGGCAATATGGTCCTGCACACGCTGGTGGAGATTGCAGATAATACTAAGGATAATACCAAGTTTGTTACCAAGATGTACAACAACATATTGATCCTTGGTGCCAAAATTAATCCAATCCTGAAGCTAGAAGAACTCACCAACAAGAAAGGCCTGACTCCATTAACTCTGGCAGCCAAAACAGGGAAGATAGGG ATTTTCGCTTACATCCTCAGACGAGAGATCAAAGATCCTGAGTGCAGACATTTGTCTAGGAAGTTCACTGAATGGGCTTACGGACCTGTCCACTCATCTCTTTATGACCTGTCCTGTATAGACACATGCGAGAAAAATTCAGTGCTTGAGATTATTGCCTACAGTAGTGAAACTCCA AACCGTCATGAGATGCTGCTGGTGGAACCTCTTAACAGGCTGCTGCAAGACAAGTGGGACCGGTTTGTCAAGCACTTATTTTACTTCAACTTCTTTGTCTATAGCATGCATATCATCATCCTCACCATAGCTGCCTACTACAGACCTgtagagaagaaggaaaag CCTCCCTTCACGTTTGGTCACAGCACCGGGGAATATTTTCGAGTGACTGGAGAGATTCTAAGTGTATTGGGaggtctctatttttttttcagaggg atacaatATTTCGTGCAGAGGCGCCCATCATTCAAGACGCTGATAGTTGACAGCTACAGTGAGGTTCTTTT CTTTGTTCACTCCTTGCTCCTCCTGAGCTCTGTGGTGCTGTACTTCTGTGGCCAGGAACTGTACGTGGCTTCCATGGTCTTCTCCTTGGCGCTGGGCTGGGCTAACATGCTGTACTACACCCGTGGCTTCCAGCAGATGGGCATTTACTCTGTCATGATTGCCAAG ATGATCCTTAGAGATTTATGTCGCTTCATGTTTGTCTATCTAGTATTCCTCCTGGGATTTTCTACAG CCGTGGTGACTTTAATTGAAGATGACAATGAGGGACAAGACACAAATAGCTCTGAATATGCCCGATGCTGCCATATGAAACGAGGCCGCACATCCTACAATAGTCTGTATTACACCTGCTTGGAGCTTTTCAAGTTCACTATTGGGATGGGGGACCTGGAGTTCACAGAGAACTACAGGTTCAAGCCTGTGTTTGTCATCCTTTTGGTTCTCTATGTCATCCTTACATACATCCTCCTGCTCAACATGCTTATTGCACTGATGGGGGAAACTGTGAACAAAATTGCACAAGAGAGCAAGAGCATCTGGAAACTTCAG AGAGCCATCACAATCTTGGATATTGAAAACAGCTACTTGAACTGTGTGAGGCGCTCGTTCCGGTCTGGGAAGCAAGTCTTGGTGGGAGTCACACCTGACGGCCAAGATGATTACAGATGGTGCTTTAG GGTTGATGAAGTGAACTGGTCCACGTGGAATACTAATCTGGGCATAATCAATGAAGACCCTGGGTACTCTGGGGACCTCAAACGAAATCCAAGTTACTCTATTAAGCCTGGCAGAG tttcagggaaaaactggaaaacattgGTTCCACTTTTAAGAGATGGAAGCAGGAGAGAAGAGCCTCGAAAACTATCAGAAGAAGTCAAACTAAAACCTATTTTGGAACCTTATTATGAGCCAGAAGATTCTGAGATGTTGAAGGAGTCACTTCCAAAGTCAGtctaa
- the LOC141932255 gene encoding transient receptor potential cation channel subfamily V member 1-like isoform X9, translating to MVKELIIMLNEMLCSAKLQEHQLRTRLIDCLLIMSSILGKMKKFGSSDMEESEMTDEHMDGEDSMLEMPDSLQGALSTKVQPPKSNIFARRGRFVMGDSDKDMAPMDSFYQMDYLMAPSVIKFHANLERGKLHKLLSTDSITGCSEKAFKFYDRRRIFDAVAQGNTKDLDDLLLYLNRTLKHLTDDEFKEPETGKTCLLKAMLNLHDGKNDTIPLLLDIARKTGTLKEFVNAEYTDNYYKGQTALHIAIERRNMYLVKLLVQNGADVHARACGEFFRKIKGKPGFYFGELPLSLAACTNQLCIVKFLLENPYQAANIAAEDSMGNMVLHTLVEIADNTKDNTKFVTKMYNNILILGAKINPILKLEELTNKKGLTPLTLAAKTGKIGIFAYILRREIKDPECRHLSRKFTEWAYGPVHSSLYDLSCIDTCEKNSVLEIIAYSSETPNRHEMLLVEPLNRLLQDKWDRFVKHLFYFNFFVYSMHIIILTIAAYYRPVEKKEKPPFTFGHSTGEYFRVTGEILSVLGGLYFFFRGIQYFVQRRPSFKTLIVDSYSEVLFFVHSLLLLSSVVLYFCGQELYVASMVFSLALGWANMLYYTRGFQQMGIYSVMIAKMILRDLCRFMFVYLVFLLGFSTAVVTLIEDDNEGQDTNSSEYARCCHMKRGRTSYNSLYYTCLELFKFTIGMGDLEFTENYRFKPVFVILLVLYVILTYILLLNMLIALMGETVNKIAQESKSIWKLQRAITILDIENSYLNCVRRSFRSGKQVLVGVTPDGQDDYRWCFRVDEVNWSTWNTNLGIINEDPGYSGDLKRNPSYSIKPGRVSGKNWKTLVPLLRDGSRREEPRKLSEEVKLKPILEPYYEPEDSEMLKESLPKSV from the exons ACTGCCTGCTCATCATGTCTTCCATTCTTGGGAAGATGAAGAAATTTGGCAGTTCTGACATGGAAGAAtctgaaatgacagatgaacacaTGGATGGGGAGGACTCCATGCTGGAAATGCCTGACAGCCTCCAGGGTGCACTCAGCACCAAGGTGCAGCCACCCAAAAGCAACATCTTTGCAAGACGTGGGCGGTTTGTGATGGGGGATAGTGACAAGGACATGGCTCCCATGGACTCCTTTTACCAGATGGATTACCTGATGGCACCTTCTGTCATCAAATTTCATGCCAATTTGGAGAGGGGGAAACTTCACAA GCTCCTATCTACAGATTCCATCACAGGCTGCTcagaaaaagctttcaaattTTATGACCGCAGAAGGATCTTTGATGCTGTAGCCCAGGGCAACACAAAGGACCTGGATGATCTGCTACTCTACCTTAATAGAACCTTGAAGCATCTCACAGATGATGAGTTCAAAG AGCCAGAAACTGGGAAAACCTGCTTGCTGAAAGCCATGCTGAATCTGCATGATGGTAAAAATGATACCATTCCCTTGCTGCTGGATATTGCAAGGAAAACTGGAACTCTGAAAGAGTTTGTTAATGCAGAGTATACTGACAACTACTACAAGG GCCAGACTGCACTTCACATCGCCATTGAGAGAAGGAACATGTACCTGGTGAAGCTCTTGGTCCAGAATGGAGCAGATGTTCATGCAAGAGCCTGTGGGGAGTTCTTCAGGAAAATCAAAGGGAAACCTGGCTTTTATTTTG GGGAGCTGCCTTTGTCCTTGGCTGCCTGCACCAACCAGCTCTGCATTGTGAAATTCCTCCTTGAGAACCCCTACCAGGCAGCCAACATCGCCGCTGAAGACTCCATGGGCAATATGGTCCTGCACACGCTGGTGGAGATTGCAGATAATACTAAGGATAATACCAAGTTTGTTACCAAGATGTACAACAACATATTGATCCTTGGTGCCAAAATTAATCCAATCCTGAAGCTAGAAGAACTCACCAACAAGAAAGGCCTGACTCCATTAACTCTGGCAGCCAAAACAGGGAAGATAGGG ATTTTCGCTTACATCCTCAGACGAGAGATCAAAGATCCTGAGTGCAGACATTTGTCTAGGAAGTTCACTGAATGGGCTTACGGACCTGTCCACTCATCTCTTTATGACCTGTCCTGTATAGACACATGCGAGAAAAATTCAGTGCTTGAGATTATTGCCTACAGTAGTGAAACTCCA AACCGTCATGAGATGCTGCTGGTGGAACCTCTTAACAGGCTGCTGCAAGACAAGTGGGACCGGTTTGTCAAGCACTTATTTTACTTCAACTTCTTTGTCTATAGCATGCATATCATCATCCTCACCATAGCTGCCTACTACAGACCTgtagagaagaaggaaaag CCTCCCTTCACGTTTGGTCACAGCACCGGGGAATATTTTCGAGTGACTGGAGAGATTCTAAGTGTATTGGGaggtctctatttttttttcagaggg atacaatATTTCGTGCAGAGGCGCCCATCATTCAAGACGCTGATAGTTGACAGCTACAGTGAGGTTCTTTT CTTTGTTCACTCCTTGCTCCTCCTGAGCTCTGTGGTGCTGTACTTCTGTGGCCAGGAACTGTACGTGGCTTCCATGGTCTTCTCCTTGGCGCTGGGCTGGGCTAACATGCTGTACTACACCCGTGGCTTCCAGCAGATGGGCATTTACTCTGTCATGATTGCCAAG ATGATCCTTAGAGATTTATGTCGCTTCATGTTTGTCTATCTAGTATTCCTCCTGGGATTTTCTACAG CCGTGGTGACTTTAATTGAAGATGACAATGAGGGACAAGACACAAATAGCTCTGAATATGCCCGATGCTGCCATATGAAACGAGGCCGCACATCCTACAATAGTCTGTATTACACCTGCTTGGAGCTTTTCAAGTTCACTATTGGGATGGGGGACCTGGAGTTCACAGAGAACTACAGGTTCAAGCCTGTGTTTGTCATCCTTTTGGTTCTCTATGTCATCCTTACATACATCCTCCTGCTCAACATGCTTATTGCACTGATGGGGGAAACTGTGAACAAAATTGCACAAGAGAGCAAGAGCATCTGGAAACTTCAG AGAGCCATCACAATCTTGGATATTGAAAACAGCTACTTGAACTGTGTGAGGCGCTCGTTCCGGTCTGGGAAGCAAGTCTTGGTGGGAGTCACACCTGACGGCCAAGATGATTACAGATGGTGCTTTAG GGTTGATGAAGTGAACTGGTCCACGTGGAATACTAATCTGGGCATAATCAATGAAGACCCTGGGTACTCTGGGGACCTCAAACGAAATCCAAGTTACTCTATTAAGCCTGGCAGAG tttcagggaaaaactggaaaacattgGTTCCACTTTTAAGAGATGGAAGCAGGAGAGAAGAGCCTCGAAAACTATCAGAAGAAGTCAAACTAAAACCTATTTTGGAACCTTATTATGAGCCAGAAGATTCTGAGATGTTGAAGGAGTCACTTCCAAAGTCAGtctaa